The following proteins are co-located in the Sporolactobacillus pectinivorans genome:
- the secA gene encoding preprotein translocase subunit SecA has protein sequence MIGMLKKVLGDTSLRKLSRMEKMAHAIDHMADDMKKLSDDELQAKTPEFKKRLENGETLDDLLPEAFAVVREASTRILGMTPFYVQLVGAIALHEGNVAEMKTGEGKTLVATMPLYLNALAGKGVHLITVNDYLASRDANALGPLYNFLGMSVGLNSSGMNPEEKKVAYEADITYGTNAEFGFDYLRDNMVLYKEEMVQRPLNYAIVDEVDSILIDEARTPLIISGNAEKSTDLYVRANQFARLLTEKQDYTVDLKTKSVQLTEEGMTKAENFFHIKNLFDYSNVLLNHHVSEALKAHAIMHRDTDYVVQDGQIIIVDPFTGRLMQGRRYSEGLHQAIEAKEGLEVQSESKTLATITLQNFFRMYSKLSGMTGTAKTEEEEFQSIYNMDVIVIPTNKPMVRMDNPDLIYKTRDGKFKAVVEEITELYHRGQPVLVGTVAVETSELIAKLLKRRGIPHNVLNAKNHAREAEIIENAGQVGSVTIATNMAGRGTDIKLGDGVPDLGGLFILGTERHESRRIDNQLRGRSGRQGDPGESRFYLSLEDDLMRRFGSDKMKSMMERLGMDDDQPIESRIVSKSVESAQKRVEGNNFDARKQLLKFDDVMRQQREIIYKQRMEVMESKNVRPDIENMLKTMIENEVKAHTPDNEVPEEWDLSAVIDYLNGKLFDDGVLKVSDLDGKDPEEMTDFLYEKAIARYDEKEERFTSERMREFERVIMLRTVDTKWMDHIDAMEQLREGIYLRAYGQVDPYRAYQVEGFKMFEEMIASIEEEVASFLMKAEIREEPIQRERVTHGLRVISGGQDDEPKKQKPFVRKAHVGRNDPCPCGSGKKYKNCHGK, from the coding sequence ATGATAGGAATGCTTAAAAAAGTGTTGGGAGATACAAGCCTACGCAAACTCAGCAGGATGGAGAAAATGGCCCACGCGATTGATCATATGGCTGATGATATGAAAAAGCTGAGCGATGATGAACTGCAGGCGAAAACGCCGGAGTTTAAGAAGCGTCTGGAAAATGGTGAGACGCTGGACGATCTGCTTCCGGAAGCTTTCGCCGTTGTTCGTGAAGCATCGACGCGTATACTTGGCATGACTCCTTTTTATGTTCAGCTGGTTGGCGCTATTGCCCTGCATGAAGGAAATGTGGCTGAGATGAAAACTGGTGAAGGTAAAACACTCGTTGCAACGATGCCGCTTTATCTGAACGCACTGGCAGGCAAAGGCGTTCACCTGATTACGGTCAATGACTATCTGGCTTCCCGTGACGCGAATGCACTTGGACCGCTTTATAATTTTCTTGGCATGTCCGTCGGTCTGAATTCATCCGGCATGAACCCTGAAGAAAAAAAGGTCGCCTATGAGGCGGACATCACATATGGCACGAATGCTGAGTTTGGTTTCGATTATCTGCGTGATAACATGGTGCTCTATAAAGAAGAAATGGTTCAGAGACCGCTGAATTATGCGATTGTCGATGAAGTTGACTCCATTCTGATCGATGAGGCGCGTACACCACTGATTATTTCTGGCAATGCAGAAAAGTCGACAGATCTCTATGTGCGGGCGAATCAATTTGCCCGGTTGCTGACCGAGAAGCAGGATTATACCGTCGATCTGAAGACGAAGTCGGTTCAGCTGACTGAGGAAGGCATGACTAAGGCGGAAAACTTTTTCCACATTAAAAACTTGTTTGATTATTCGAACGTCCTGCTCAATCATCATGTGAGCGAAGCTTTGAAAGCCCACGCGATCATGCATCGCGACACAGATTACGTTGTTCAGGATGGCCAGATTATCATTGTCGATCCGTTTACCGGTCGTCTGATGCAGGGGCGCCGTTACAGTGAAGGATTGCATCAGGCGATCGAAGCAAAGGAAGGTCTTGAAGTTCAGAGCGAGAGCAAGACCCTCGCTACGATCACGCTGCAGAACTTCTTCCGCATGTACAGCAAACTGTCGGGTATGACTGGTACGGCAAAAACGGAAGAGGAAGAATTCCAGAGCATTTACAATATGGACGTTATTGTCATTCCGACGAATAAACCGATGGTTCGTATGGACAATCCGGATCTGATTTACAAGACAAGGGACGGCAAGTTCAAAGCGGTTGTTGAAGAAATTACTGAACTGTATCATCGCGGCCAGCCGGTGCTCGTTGGTACGGTTGCCGTTGAGACATCGGAACTGATTGCAAAATTGCTGAAAAGACGCGGGATCCCGCACAATGTCCTGAACGCGAAGAACCATGCGCGTGAAGCAGAAATTATTGAGAACGCAGGCCAGGTCGGATCCGTCACGATTGCAACGAACATGGCCGGACGTGGTACGGATATTAAGCTGGGCGATGGTGTGCCGGATCTCGGTGGATTGTTCATTCTTGGCACGGAACGCCACGAATCACGGCGTATTGATAACCAGCTGCGCGGCCGTTCAGGGCGTCAGGGCGACCCAGGCGAATCAAGGTTCTATCTCTCACTGGAAGACGATCTGATGCGCCGGTTTGGCTCTGACAAGATGAAGAGCATGATGGAACGGCTCGGCATGGACGATGATCAGCCGATTGAAAGCCGGATTGTCAGCAAATCTGTTGAGTCAGCGCAGAAGCGTGTTGAAGGCAATAACTTCGATGCCCGTAAACAGTTGCTGAAATTTGATGATGTCATGAGGCAGCAGCGCGAAATTATTTATAAACAGCGCATGGAAGTTATGGAATCGAAGAATGTTCGCCCAGACATTGAGAATATGTTAAAAACGATGATTGAAAATGAAGTTAAGGCGCATACACCGGATAATGAAGTACCGGAAGAATGGGATTTGAGTGCGGTCATCGATTATCTGAATGGAAAGCTGTTTGATGATGGTGTTCTGAAAGTCAGTGATCTCGATGGTAAAGATCCGGAGGAAATGACTGATTTTCTGTATGAGAAAGCCATCGCTCGCTATGACGAAAAAGAAGAACGGTTTACATCGGAGCGGATGCGCGAGTTTGAACGCGTGATCATGCTGCGGACCGTCGATACCAAGTGGATGGATCACATTGATGCAATGGAGCAGCTGCGCGAAGGTATCTATCTGCGTGCATACGGCCAGGTCGATCCTTACCGCGCTTACCAGGTTGAAGGGTTCAAGATGTTTGAAGAGATGATTGCCAGCATTGAGGAGGAAGTAGCGAGCTTCCTGATGAAGGCGGAAATCCGTGAAGAACCGATTCAGCGTGAGCGTGTGACACACGGGTTGCGCGTGATTTCAGGCGGCCAGGACGATGAACCTAAGAAACAAAAACCGTTTGTCCGCAAGGCACATGTCGGACGCAACGATCCTTGCCCATGCGGGAGCGGAAAAAAATATAAAAACTGCCACGGCAAATAA
- the prfB gene encoding peptide chain release factor 2 (programmed frameshift), whose product MDLPEMKHEIDEMENNLQKFRGLFDLDSKKARIAELDEKMTMPGFWDDNNKAQKVIDESNDLKAKVDNLGELESRFDDLQVAYELVKEEDDADLKKELEGSLTEASRAFNQYETRLLLSGPHDKSNAILELHPGAGGTEAQDWASMLLRMYTRWAESKGFTVETLDYLPGDEAGVKSVTLLIKGLDAYGYLKAEKGIHRLVRISPFDAAGRRHTSFVSCEVTPELDDDIDIEVRPEDVKMDVFRSSGAGGQHINKTSSAVRLTHIPTGIVVSCQSERSQFQNRDQAMKMLKSRLYQLEEEKREAEKAALHGEQKEIGWGSQIRSYVFHPYSMVKDHRTNVEMGDVNRVMDGDLDPFIDAYLRLNL is encoded by the exons ATGGATCTACCGGAAATGAAACACGAAATTGACGAGATGGAAAACAATCTCCAAAAATTTAGG GGTCTCTTTGACTTAGATAGCAAAAAAGCCCGGATTGCCGAACTTGATGAAAAGATGACAATGCCGGGTTTCTGGGATGATAATAACAAAGCCCAGAAAGTGATCGATGAGTCAAATGATCTGAAGGCCAAGGTTGACAATCTTGGCGAACTGGAATCCAGGTTTGACGATCTGCAGGTCGCTTACGAGCTCGTCAAAGAAGAAGACGATGCGGATCTGAAAAAAGAACTTGAGGGGTCGCTCACCGAGGCAAGCAGGGCATTCAATCAGTATGAAACGCGTCTCCTGCTCAGCGGTCCGCATGATAAGAGCAATGCGATTCTCGAACTGCACCCGGGTGCTGGTGGCACGGAAGCCCAGGATTGGGCGTCGATGCTGCTGCGCATGTATACCCGGTGGGCGGAGAGCAAGGGTTTTACAGTTGAAACGCTCGACTATTTACCAGGTGACGAAGCGGGAGTAAAGAGTGTGACGCTTCTGATCAAGGGGTTGGACGCCTATGGCTACTTGAAAGCTGAGAAGGGCATTCACCGGCTGGTACGCATTTCGCCGTTTGACGCTGCGGGCAGGCGTCACACCTCTTTCGTTTCATGCGAGGTTACACCGGAGCTTGACGACGATATCGACATCGAAGTCCGGCCGGAGGATGTTAAAATGGACGTTTTCCGTTCCAGCGGTGCCGGTGGCCAGCACATTAACAAAACATCATCTGCTGTGCGTCTGACCCATATTCCAACCGGCATTGTCGTTAGCTGCCAGTCGGAACGTTCACAGTTTCAGAACCGCGACCAGGCAATGAAGATGCTGAAATCACGCCTGTATCAGCTGGAAGAAGAGAAAAGGGAAGCGGAAAAAGCGGCACTCCATGGCGAGCAGAAAGAAATCGGCTGGGGCAGTCAGATCCGCTCTTACGTTTTCCACCCGTATTCGATGGTTAAAGACCACCGGACCAACGTTGAAATGGGTGATGTCAACCGTGTGATGGACGGTGACCTCGATCCGTTTATCGACGCCTATTTGAGATTGAATCTGTAA
- a CDS encoding YitT family protein produces MALFWKKDKHAAAPRGWRAIVLDYFYVVIGSVILGISFNLFQLPNRIAAGGVSGISIILHYTLGWEPAYVIWGLNIPLFICGILILGRSFGYFDYALKTLIGTLFLPLSVYLTAGWPVVTHNALLGSLYGGIGVGFGLGIVFRGRGSTGGTALAGQVFQKFTGLSLGICVSAIDGMIVLASAFFLSPESALYALISIYLQAKMIDVVQLGFNTEKMALIISDKETVMRQAILDEIDRGVTRITSQGGYTGDNRPMLMTVVSQSELTHLKQLVRAIDPDSFFIITNATEVFGKGFYTRT; encoded by the coding sequence ATGGCTTTGTTTTGGAAGAAAGACAAGCACGCTGCTGCCCCGCGCGGGTGGCGGGCGATTGTGCTTGACTATTTTTATGTTGTCATTGGTTCGGTGATACTGGGTATTTCATTTAACCTTTTTCAACTGCCGAACCGGATTGCCGCTGGCGGTGTCAGTGGAATCAGTATTATCCTGCACTATACACTGGGCTGGGAGCCCGCTTATGTAATCTGGGGGCTGAACATTCCTCTTTTTATTTGTGGTATCCTGATTCTCGGGCGGAGCTTCGGTTATTTTGATTACGCATTGAAAACACTCATTGGCACGCTGTTCCTGCCGCTTTCTGTTTATTTGACAGCGGGCTGGCCGGTGGTGACACACAATGCCCTGCTGGGTTCGCTGTATGGCGGCATAGGTGTTGGGTTTGGCCTTGGCATTGTCTTCCGCGGCCGTGGTTCAACCGGAGGTACGGCACTCGCCGGGCAGGTCTTCCAGAAATTCACCGGACTCTCGCTTGGAATTTGTGTCTCCGCTATCGACGGGATGATTGTGCTGGCTTCGGCGTTCTTCCTGTCACCGGAATCTGCACTCTACGCACTGATCAGCATTTACCTGCAGGCGAAAATGATTGATGTCGTGCAGCTCGGCTTTAATACAGAAAAAATGGCACTGATCATATCAGATAAGGAGACCGTGATGCGCCAGGCTATTCTGGATGAAATCGACCGCGGTGTGACACGGATTACCAGCCAGGGCGGATACACCGGCGACAATCGCCCGATGCTGATGACCGTCGTTTCACAGAGTGAATTAACCCATCTGAAACAGCTTGTCCGCGCGATTGATCCAGATTCCTTTTTTATCATCACCAATGCGACGGAAGTATTTGGAAAAGGATTTTACACCAGAACCTGA
- the ftsE gene encoding cell division ATP-binding protein FtsE: MIVMQNVWKAYPNGVMALNGIDLSVKEGEFIYVVGPSGAGKSTFIKMIFRELKPTRGKILVNHKNIANLRERQVPYFRRKIGVVFQDFRLLPKLTVYENVAFALEVIEESPRVIKRRVMEVLDLVGLKHKIRSFPDQLSGGEQQRVSIARSICNKPPVLIADEPTGNLDPETSWQIMDVFKRINEQGTTIVMATHNRDIVNTVKHRVIALEGGMIVRDEEEGAYGYEA; the protein is encoded by the coding sequence ATGATTGTGATGCAGAATGTCTGGAAAGCTTATCCCAACGGTGTGATGGCACTGAACGGCATCGATCTGTCGGTAAAAGAGGGCGAATTCATCTATGTTGTCGGGCCGAGTGGTGCCGGAAAATCGACATTTATCAAGATGATTTTCAGAGAACTGAAACCAACTAGAGGAAAAATCCTGGTTAATCATAAAAATATTGCGAATCTGAGAGAACGTCAGGTGCCCTATTTCCGGCGTAAAATTGGGGTGGTCTTTCAGGATTTCCGTCTTCTGCCAAAATTAACAGTTTACGAGAATGTGGCGTTTGCCCTCGAAGTGATTGAAGAATCTCCGCGGGTGATTAAGCGCCGCGTCATGGAAGTACTGGATCTTGTCGGACTAAAACATAAAATACGTTCTTTTCCCGATCAGCTGTCAGGCGGCGAGCAGCAGCGCGTCTCAATCGCGAGGTCAATCTGCAACAAGCCCCCGGTTCTAATCGCTGATGAACCGACAGGAAACCTTGATCCGGAGACATCTTGGCAGATAATGGACGTGTTCAAACGAATTAATGAGCAGGGCACGACGATCGTCATGGCAACGCATAATCGGGATATTGTCAACACGGTGAAACACAGAGTGATTGCCCTCGAAGGCGGCATGATCGTGCGCGACGAAGAAGAGGGGGCATATGGTTATGAGGCTTAG
- the ftsX gene encoding permease-like cell division protein FtsX, whose amino-acid sequence MRLRTLGRHVNESFKSLGRNGWMTFASVSAVTVSLILVGLFMMVLFNLNKIAGDIENDVEVRVYVDQSATKADQDQLANSLRQVKNVQSVQYESKTQGLNDLMKSLGSDKSTFEDLKNQNPLPNAFILKTKQPQQTVSVAAQVKSLPHVSDVRYGKGTVEKMFRIVNIARNVGIVLILGLLFTSIFLIANTIKLTIVARRREIEIMKLVGATNAFVRWPYFIEGLIMGVLGSVIPVFLVVIVYHFAYYNLGGNLSQMFIRLIPYQTMTTNLSLLLVGIGAVIGVWGSLSSVRKFLKV is encoded by the coding sequence ATGAGGCTTAGGACTCTGGGCAGGCATGTCAATGAAAGTTTCAAAAGTCTGGGGCGCAACGGCTGGATGACTTTTGCATCGGTCAGTGCGGTGACTGTATCGCTCATTCTTGTTGGACTTTTCATGATGGTGCTGTTTAACTTGAATAAAATAGCCGGAGACATTGAAAATGATGTTGAGGTTCGTGTCTATGTCGACCAGTCGGCGACAAAGGCTGATCAGGACCAGCTGGCAAACAGCCTGAGGCAGGTGAAGAACGTTCAATCTGTCCAGTATGAGTCGAAAACTCAGGGGCTGAACGACTTAATGAAAAGCCTTGGAAGCGATAAGAGCACGTTTGAAGATCTTAAAAATCAAAATCCGCTCCCGAATGCTTTTATTTTGAAAACGAAGCAGCCGCAACAGACTGTCAGCGTCGCTGCCCAGGTTAAAAGTCTGCCGCATGTATCAGATGTGCGGTACGGAAAAGGCACCGTTGAAAAAATGTTCCGGATCGTTAATATAGCGAGAAATGTCGGTATTGTTTTGATTTTGGGGTTGCTGTTCACCTCGATTTTCCTGATTGCCAATACAATCAAGCTGACTATCGTAGCGCGCCGCCGTGAAATTGAAATCATGAAGCTGGTTGGGGCGACCAACGCTTTTGTCCGCTGGCCTTATTTTATCGAAGGTTTGATTATGGGCGTGCTTGGCTCGGTTATTCCGGTTTTTCTGGTTGTTATCGTTTATCACTTTGCCTATTACAATCTTGGAGGAAACTTATCCCAGATGTTCATCCGGCTGATTCCATATCAGACGATGACGACAAATCTCAGCCTGCTCCTTGTTGGCATTGGAGCGGTGATCGGTGTCTGGGGCAGCTTGAGTTCCGTCCGTAAATTCCTGAAAGTCTGA
- a CDS encoding S41 family peptidase, which yields MKKFSVKVVVLLMALSLIVGAAGSFAVFSFAQGRPEPRTAAVATSSAASGDTAKIKAIHDLIEKDYFQKVSSSKLYDGAVQGMIDALGDPFSSYMNAQTASDFTQSLSSSFQGIGAEVQMVGNQLTIFSSIKGSPAEKAGLKPNDQIVAINGKTTAGLDINTAVNRIRGKIGTTVQIKIKRPGVSNELTFSIKRDNIPIQTVNSRMIHQNGQPIGYIAITQFNENTDQEFFKALTSLQNQKMKGLIIDVRGNPGGYLQAVEKMANLLVPDQKPIVQIEDRAGQKQPFYSTLKQKKSYPIVGLIDGGSASASEILAGALNQAGGYPLVGVKSFGKGTVQQGIELSDKSELKLTTDKWLTPDGDWIHKKGIQPTYKVNQPAYFYATPLNLNKGQTLKFDQTGPNVADAQKMLVAAGFNPQRSDGYFSKATQQAVSAFQSSDKLKPTGIIDQKTAEALQVATLNAIANPKNDSQLNMAIKVIEKAIK from the coding sequence ATGAAAAAGTTCAGCGTCAAAGTAGTCGTGCTGCTCATGGCGCTTTCCCTGATTGTTGGAGCAGCCGGTTCGTTTGCAGTGTTCAGCTTTGCTCAGGGCCGTCCGGAACCCCGGACGGCGGCTGTTGCAACAAGTTCGGCAGCGTCCGGGGACACCGCTAAAATAAAAGCCATCCATGATCTGATTGAGAAAGATTACTTTCAGAAAGTCAGCAGCAGCAAGCTTTATGACGGCGCCGTACAGGGCATGATCGATGCACTTGGCGATCCTTTTTCCAGCTATATGAATGCCCAGACAGCCTCGGATTTTACACAATCGCTGTCATCTTCATTCCAGGGAATCGGCGCCGAGGTGCAAATGGTTGGCAATCAGCTCACCATCTTCTCATCGATTAAGGGTTCTCCGGCTGAAAAAGCGGGACTCAAGCCTAATGATCAGATTGTTGCGATCAATGGCAAGACGACGGCAGGCCTTGATATTAATACGGCGGTCAACAGGATTCGCGGTAAAATAGGGACGACGGTCCAGATCAAGATTAAGCGCCCGGGTGTCAGCAATGAACTGACCTTCTCAATCAAGCGTGATAATATACCGATTCAGACGGTTAACAGCCGGATGATTCATCAGAATGGCCAACCGATTGGTTATATTGCGATTACCCAGTTCAATGAAAATACGGATCAGGAATTTTTTAAAGCACTGACTTCACTGCAGAATCAAAAGATGAAGGGCCTGATCATCGATGTTCGGGGCAATCCCGGTGGCTATTTGCAGGCCGTGGAAAAAATGGCCAATCTGCTGGTTCCGGATCAAAAACCGATTGTCCAAATTGAGGATCGGGCCGGGCAGAAACAGCCGTTTTATTCGACACTTAAGCAGAAGAAAAGTTATCCGATCGTTGGTCTGATTGACGGAGGGAGCGCGTCGGCATCGGAAATTCTTGCAGGAGCGCTGAATCAGGCCGGAGGCTATCCGTTAGTCGGTGTCAAGTCATTCGGCAAGGGGACAGTTCAACAGGGTATTGAACTGTCTGACAAAAGTGAGCTGAAACTGACCACTGACAAATGGCTGACACCAGACGGCGACTGGATTCATAAAAAGGGTATTCAGCCAACGTACAAAGTAAATCAGCCGGCATATTTCTATGCGACGCCACTTAATTTGAACAAGGGTCAGACATTGAAATTTGATCAGACCGGTCCAAATGTCGCGGATGCACAGAAAATGCTGGTTGCCGCCGGCTTTAATCCGCAGCGTTCGGATGGCTATTTCAGCAAAGCAACGCAGCAGGCTGTTTCAGCTTTCCAAAGTTCTGACAAACTGAAACCAACCGGAATAATTGATCAGAAAACGGCGGAAGCACTGCAGGTTGCTACCTTGAATGCTATTGCTAATCCAAAGAACGACAGCCAGCTGAATATGGCGATCAAAGTCATTGAAAAAGCGATTAAATAA
- a CDS encoding PDZ domain-containing protein: MADIFHSILLGIAFFFCNPVLYLLLIGLFLFSAQRVRRERRSFRVKDYGMFNIIFASIVPGLLAGVAGSAVLLLTGVALPFGVIVLFSCAYLVVMLTARLRFLSPAVAGGLVLAVTYFMPDVRTPYAIVNKWLADIHHVNFFSLGIFIAVGMLAECLLVYIWGAKQPSPRLINSRRGGMVGAQEASALWIVPLFFLVPSAGPIGHIGIWPVIQGAGNSFGFALFPLGVGIAQLVTHSLPKPAIRVTGHWLLMTSGVFLVFSGLGGWLHLPILIVAGGVFALVSRIVLLWYHHELREKRPFYFIRPNKGIRVVGVIPHSLGDRMGILPGEEILRVNDIDVSSTYDFYQALQKHVAYCKLEVTDRFGEPRFAKGPVHEDDGHKLGLLLLESDHWTGKLKTKP; encoded by the coding sequence ATGGCGGACATCTTTCATTCAATTCTGCTCGGTATCGCATTTTTTTTCTGTAATCCGGTATTATACCTTCTGCTGATCGGTCTGTTTCTGTTCAGTGCGCAGCGTGTGAGGCGTGAGCGGCGTTCGTTCCGCGTCAAGGATTACGGGATGTTCAATATTATCTTTGCCAGCATTGTACCGGGCCTGCTTGCTGGCGTGGCTGGATCCGCTGTACTGCTACTTACTGGCGTGGCGTTGCCTTTTGGAGTGATCGTGCTGTTTTCCTGTGCCTATCTGGTCGTTATGCTGACAGCGCGGCTCCGCTTCCTTTCACCGGCCGTTGCCGGAGGTCTGGTGCTGGCTGTGACATATTTTATGCCGGATGTACGTACTCCCTACGCCATTGTTAATAAGTGGCTGGCCGATATCCACCATGTTAACTTTTTTTCGCTAGGTATTTTCATTGCCGTTGGAATGCTGGCAGAATGCCTTCTCGTATATATATGGGGAGCTAAGCAGCCGTCTCCCCGTTTGATTAACAGCCGGAGAGGCGGCATGGTCGGTGCTCAGGAGGCAAGCGCGCTGTGGATTGTTCCGCTGTTTTTCCTTGTCCCTTCTGCCGGTCCGATCGGCCATATCGGAATCTGGCCGGTCATTCAGGGTGCAGGAAACTCGTTCGGTTTTGCTTTGTTCCCGCTTGGTGTGGGCATTGCACAGCTAGTTACGCATTCGCTTCCTAAACCGGCTATTCGGGTCACCGGGCACTGGCTGCTGATGACCTCGGGTGTATTTCTTGTTTTTTCCGGTCTGGGCGGCTGGCTTCACCTGCCTATTTTAATAGTAGCCGGCGGTGTATTCGCTCTGGTCAGCCGGATCGTACTGCTATGGTATCATCACGAACTGCGCGAAAAACGTCCGTTTTATTTTATCAGGCCAAATAAAGGCATTCGTGTTGTCGGAGTGATTCCACACTCTCTCGGTGATAGAATGGGAATCTTGCCAGGTGAGGAAATCTTGCGCGTCAACGATATTGATGTTAGCAGTACCTACGATTTTTATCAGGCACTGCAAAAACATGTGGCTTATTGCAAGTTGGAAGTAACCGACCGGTTTGGCGAGCCAAGGTTTGCAAAGGGCCCGGTTCACGAAGATGATGGGCATAAGCTTGGTTTGCTGCTTCTGGAATCAGATCATTGGACTGGAAAACTAAAGACAAAACCATGA
- a CDS encoding AbrB/MazE/SpoVT family DNA-binding domain-containing protein produces the protein MKSTGIVRKVDELGRVVIPIELRRTMNIKEGDPLEIFTEDDRIIFKKYIPSMACQITNEVSPDNLVLANGKLILSRKAAKSVVEEIEKYMGEDAHL, from the coding sequence ATGAAATCAACAGGCATTGTACGCAAAGTCGATGAATTGGGCCGAGTCGTTATTCCGATTGAACTGAGAAGGACCATGAATATCAAAGAAGGCGATCCGCTGGAAATTTTTACAGAAGATGACCGCATTATCTTTAAAAAATATATTCCGAGTATGGCCTGCCAGATTACTAATGAAGTCTCACCGGACAATCTAGTTCTGGCGAATGGCAAGTTGATTCTCAGCCGGAAAGCAGCTAAATCTGTTGTTGAAGAAATTGAGAAATATATGGGTGAAGATGCACATTTGTAA